The Candidatus Parvarchaeota archaeon sequence AATGGAAATTGGCAGGGCAACTGGGGCTGCAAAAAAAGTGCGCGACGAAAGGCCTTTTAGGTAAGCAGTGCATATTCAATAGGCAAGCCGTGAATCAGGCAAAAGCCGTGAATTGGGTTTTCAACATGGAAACTGAAGTGCCGATAGGGATTGTAGTTTCAAGCCCGCAGGGGCCAAACACCGGGTATTACCAGTTTCTTGTCAAGGGGACTGCAAGAAAAGGCCAGTTTGCAGGTGCGGATTGCGAAGGTGGCAAGCTAATCGGCATGGTTGTTGAAATCCATTGCGCAAACAAGTATTTTGAGAAGGCGGAGGGAGTAAGCGACTTTTCGCACTCTGCACTCATAACCGACTCCCTTCCTGTTGGGGAGTGGGAGTACAGGATTGCAACTGTCAGGGTGCTTGGGCTACTAAAGCAGGGGAAAATACATAGGCCTGAAACGCCGCTTTCCCCGGGCTGCCAGGTTTTTTGCCCGAAAAAAGAAGAGCTTGCAACTTTTTTGGGTCTTGAAGACGCGGGCCTTGTTCTGGGTCAGGTTGCAAATTCAGGCCTTGAGGCAAGGGTTGGGGCTGACAGGCTTCTTTCAAAGCACCTCTCGATACTTGCAATGTCTGGGGCCGGAAAATCGCATTTGGCATCTGTTCTTATAGAGGAGCTGCTTTCAAGAAAAGCCGAACACGGGAGGCTTGCCGTGGTTGTTTTTGACATACACGGGGAGTATGCAACTTTTTCAAGCGGCGATTTTGCAAGGCAGGCAAGGATTGTCCGTGGCAGCGAGATAAAAATCCCGCTTGGATTTGTTAGCGCCGGGATGATTCAAAGCTGGTACCCTGGCATTACGCAGGTTGCAATGCACACGCTTGAAGCCGCGCTTTATGAGACAAAAAAGGCAAAAGAAGGAGTGGAGCAGCTGATTGGAAGAGTGGAGAGGAGCGGGGCAAGGGATAACATAAAGTCCAGCCTGCTTCCCTGGCTTTACAAGTTAAGAAGGCTGGAATTGATAGGCGCCCAAGGCCAGCCCTCGATAAAGTCCATTGCAAGGCCCGGAAGGCTTTGCGTGTTTGACTTGTCTGGAATAGACTCGCAGAAAAAACGCCAGATAATAGTCCAATATTTTGCAACGCGGCTTTTCAAAAAAATCCGCTGCGGCCAGGTGGCGCCAACAGTAATGATGCTTGAAGAGGCGCACAACTTTGCGCCCGAGAAGGCAAGGAAGGGAAGCGCGGTTGCAAAGCAGATAGTTGAGAAGATAGCCAGGGAGGGCAGGAAGTTCGGCTTTTCACTTTGCCTGATTTCACAGCGGCCAGTCCACCTGTCGGTGACTGCCCTTTCGCAATGCAACTCTAGCATCATTCTGAGGATTGTCAACCCAAACGACTTGAAGAACATAGAAACTTCGTGCGAGGGCATTGACGAGCACATGCTTCGCGCAATAACAACACTGCGAACAGGGGATAGCATACTGTTGGGCGAGGCTGTCAACTACCCTGTTTTCCTCAAGGTAAGGCAGCGCAAGACAATGGTCGGCAGGGGAGGAGGGGTGCTGACGCACCTTGCAAGAAAATTTGAGGCCCAGGCTTTGAAGGACAGGAAA is a genomic window containing:
- a CDS encoding ATP-binding protein, which produces METEVPIGIVVSSPQGPNTGYYQFLVKGTARKGQFAGADCEGGKLIGMVVEIHCANKYFEKAEGVSDFSHSALITDSLPVGEWEYRIATVRVLGLLKQGKIHRPETPLSPGCQVFCPKKEELATFLGLEDAGLVLGQVANSGLEARVGADRLLSKHLSILAMSGAGKSHLASVLIEELLSRKAEHGRLAVVVFDIHGEYATFSSGDFARQARIVRGSEIKIPLGFVSAGMIQSWYPGITQVAMHTLEAALYETKKAKEGVEQLIGRVERSGARDNIKSSLLPWLYKLRRLELIGAQGQPSIKSIARPGRLCVFDLSGIDSQKKRQIIVQYFATRLFKKIRCGQVAPTVMMLEEAHNFAPEKARKGSAVAKQIVEKIAREGRKFGFSLCLISQRPVHLSVTALSQCNSSIILRIVNPNDLKNIETSCEGIDEHMLRAITTLRTGDSILLGEAVNYPVFLKVRQRKTMVGRGGGVLTHLARKFEAQALKDRKSVEAYI